ACGCGCATCCGGAAGGCCGTGAAGCCGCGGGCGGCCTCGGTGCGGCGGCCCTGGGTCAGCCAGACGGCGAACAGGTCGCGATGGACGTCGGCGTCGAAGGGCTCGAGCGCCGCGAGCCGCTCGAGGTGGGCCCCAGCCGCGGGCAGCTCGCCCTCGATCACCGTCATCCGCGCCAGCGCCCGCAGCCCGCGCGCCGCCAGTGCGCGCAGGCGGTTGCGCTCCTCGTACGCCCACTCCGCGTAGGGCTCGTCCGCCAGGAAGTCGCCCGTGTACAGCGCCACGGCCCGCTCCAGCGCCTCGCGGGCTGCTCCGTTGTCGCCGCGCTCGATCGCGACCAGGCCGTCCTGGGTGGCGCGCTCGAAGTCGTCGGCGTCGATGCGCACGTGCCGGCGGTTGACGGCGTAGCCGCCGCGAACGGCCACCACGAACGCGGACGGCGCCCGGCGCGCCCGGCCCGGCTCGAGCCGCTCGCGCAGCTGGTGCACGAAATGGCGGACGTTGTTGAGGCCCTGGCGGCCCGCGCCGGGCCACAGCGCCTCGGCCATCTCCTCGGCGTGCACGACGCGGTTGCGCTCGCAGACCAGGTACTTCAGGACGTGCCCCGGCCGCTGGCCGAGCCAGTCACCGCCGAGAGGGCTCTCCGGGCTGTCGAGGAGCATGCGCCCGAACGCCCGCACCTGCAGCTCGGGGCCGCTGATCCAGTGCGGGTCGCTGCGGCGGCGGCGGTCGCGTGAGTCGCCGGGACGCAGGTGGAGGACGGCGTGGGACTCGCGGTCCAGCGGAGACGCCGTGACCCAGAGCGCCGTGGCGCCGCCGTCGCCGGCGGCGTCGATGCGGATCTCCGGCAGCGGCGCGCCGGCCCCCGCCGCCCTGGCGGCGAGGCAGCCCGCCTCACACGGGCCACCGGGTGCGCTGCACGCGAGCAGGTCGTCGCAGCGCATCGGCTCGTCCGCCTCGATCCCGGGGAGCAGCCGGCCCGCCGCGTCGTTCCAGCCCACGACGGCGCCGGCATCGTCCACGACGACGATGCCGTACGGCAGCTGCCTGAAGACCTCATCCGGCAGCGAGTCCTGTGTGCGAGCCCGGCCCCGGTCGGGGGTAGACAATTCGGATGACCTCCTAATCCAGAACTAACACGCTTTCTAACTCCTGTCAAAGCAGGCGCTCCTACAGTGGCCGCGCTCGGATGCATCACGGAGGAGAGGGAGTTGCAGTGAAGGAGATCACTTGTCGCTACGCGGGACGGACCCACGCGAGCTACAGGCGGAAGGCCACGCTCGACGTGGACATCCGCCTCGGTGAGCTCGAATCGGCCATCGCGCGGGCCAAGGAGGGCGACGGGCGGGCGATCGGCTACCTGTACCTGCGCTTCGCCGACAACGTGTACGGCTACGCGCGCAGCATCGTGGCCGACGATCATGAGGCCGAGGACGTGGCTCAGCAGGTGTTCACCCGCCTGATCACCGCGATCGGGCGCTACGAGTCGCGCGGGGTGCCGTTCTCGGCCTGGCTGATGCGGATCGCGCACAACACGGCCGTGGACCACATGCGCCGGCAGCGCACCGTTCCGTGCGAGGAGCCGGTGGTGGGAGTCGAGTCGCGGGAGGACGCCAGAGGCGCCCTGGCACTGGCGCTGCGGGAGTCCTTCGCGGAACTGCCCGACGGGCAGCGCGAGGTGGTGGTGCTGCGCCACGTGGCGGGATGGTCGCCGGCGGAGATCGCTCAGCGACTGGGAAAGACGGAGAATTCGGTGCACGCGCTGCACCATCGCGGCAGGCGCGCGCTGCAGACGGCGCTCGCTCGGCGGGACGCGGTGCCGGCGGCCGCGTAAGAAACGGCCGCCCGGCGCGTTCGTCTCACAGGGGGAGGCGAAGATCACGGGCTCGAGAACACTGCAGAGAACAGGCGCGGCGGCCCCCCCCCCGCCCCCCCCCCCCCCCCCCCCCCCCCCCCCCCCCCCCCGCCGCGCCGGCGGTGCTCGTCGCGGGGGACGAGATGACCACGCGCCGTGCGCGGACCGTGCTCGCCCGTGAGGGCTTCGAGGTGGCCGCCACCACTCCGGAGCTCGCCGCGGCGTCGGTTGCCGGGACGGTGAGCGCCGCCGTCATTGCCTGCGCGCCCTCCGCGCTGGACGCGGACGTGCGCAGGCTCCGCGAGCTCCTGCCGTCGGCTCCCGTCGTGGCGGTCTGCTCGGCCGACGATCGCCGCGCCGTCCGCACGGCACTCGCCGCCGGCGCCGACGCCTACGTGCGGGAGGCCGAGATCGAGGAGACCCTCGCGGCGGCGGTGCGCGCCGCCACCGCCGGCCTGGCGTGCGTCCCAAGGGGCGCCCGCGACGTCTTCGGCCGCCCGGCGTTCTCCCACCGCGAGAAGCAGGTGCTGCAGCTCGTGGCGCGCGGCTTCACGAACAGCGAGATCGCTGCACGCCTCTTCCTGGCGGAGAGCACCGTGAAGAGCCACCTCTCGTCGAGCTTCCGCAAGCTCGGCGTGCGCACCCGGCGCGAGGCCGCCGCGCTCGTGCTCGACCCCGAGCGGGGTCTCGAGTTCCGGACGCTGGACTGACGCTCGCCGCTACAGGTAGCCCAGCAGGCGCATCTGTGCCTCGAGCTGCTCCATCTCGTCGGCCGGGACGTCGGTGGGGGTGCTCTCCGGCGGGCGCTCGGCGATGACCGCCGGGTGCTCCAGAGCGGCGCGGAGCCTGTCCACCGCGCCGTCGTGACCCACGGCCGCGAGCGGGTCCAGCTCCAGCGGATCCGCGGCCAGGTCGTAGAGCTCCTCGTTCACGCCCCGCCTCAGCAGCTTGAGCCGCCCGTCGGTGGCGGCGGTGAGCGGTGTGGTGAGCCGGGCGCCCGCGTCGGCGGGCAGGCCCCACTTCTCGAGGGCCTCGTCCACGCGCGGGTCGCCCGGAGGCACGATCGCGTCGAACTGGGCGACCGCCACGTCCTCGGGCAGGTCGTCGTGCCAGGGGTGCTCCTCGAGCCCCACCGCCGCGGCGACCCTGCGCGGCAGCTCCACGAGGCTGCGCATGCCCTCGAACGCCTCCGCTCCGGGCCCGGCGGCCACGAACGGCACGTGGACCAGCCGCTCGTCGAGCGACAGGGCGTGGCCCATCAGCCCGCCCTCGCCGAAGTTCTCGCCATGGTCGGAGGTGACGATGACGAGGGTGTCGTCGAGCAGACTCGCGCGATCGAGAGCGTCGAGCAGCTCCTCGAGCCAGCCGTCCATCGACCGGATCGCCCGCTTGTAGAGATGACGCATCCGCGCGAGGGCATCCTCGGGGACGTCGAAGCCGCCCACGCATGACTTCCAGATCTCGCTCAGCGTGAGGTGCCGGCGCGCCTCGGACGCGGCCCTCACGCGGTCGAGCGCGCCGAGGTCGTTCCAGGGCTTGGGGGGCAGGTATGGCGAGTGGCACTCGATGAGGTTCGCGAACCAGAAGAACGGGCGCCGCGGGGGATCGCCGGCCCAGCCGCGCATGACCCGGCCCGCCTCGGCCGCCCCGTCGTCGACCTGCGCGCGCAGGGCCTGGCGCGCCCAGCCGAGCCGCACCCGCAGCGTGTCGGCCCCCATCGCCTCCTGCCGCGTCGTGCGCACCGAGACCCAGTCGTCGAAGCCGGTGGTGAACCCGCCGCCGGTGTCGATCCAGAGGTTCGTGGTGACCCCGGCGGTCGCATAGCCCGCCCGGCGCATGACCTCGGGCAGAAGCCTGTCGCGCTGGGCCTCGAGCACCGGCTTGCAGCCGAACGGCGAGCCCCCCGGAGCGTCCCCCAGGCCGGCCGCCCGCGGCAGCAGCCCGGTGAACATGGCCGCATGCGAGGGCACGGTCCAGCAACCGGCCGCGTGGACCTCCTCGTGGGCCACCCCGCGACGGGCGAGATCGGACACGGCAGGGGACGAGCCCGCGGCCGCGCCGTAGGGCTCGAAGGCGTCCCGCCGCGCCGTGTCGAGCACCAGCCAGAGCACGTTGCTGCGCATCCGCGCGAGGATACCCGCGCTCAGCGCAACCGGCGCAGGCATGAACTACCCTGGGCGCGCAGGCGATCCCCGGGGGAACGGGCGAGATGAGAATTCGGCGGCGCGAACAGCGAACGGAGGCGCCGGCGGCCGAGAACGGCCGTCCGCGGCCTCCCGCGGGCGCGCGCAACCTCGTCCTCGTGATCCTCGACAGCCTGCGCTACGACACCTGGACCGCCGCGCCACCCAAGAGCCTCGCCGGCCTGGGAGAGCTCGAGCGCCGCTGGAGCTACGCGAGCTGGACCGCGCCCTCGCACTACAACCTGCTGATGGGGCTGCTGCCCCACCAGAGCCCGCCGCACGTCTACGCGTCGGAGTACTACAAGCGCGACTTCCTCCGCTACAGCGAGCGCCTCGGCGTGGAGGGGATGGAGTTCAAGCGCCTGCTGCCCTCGATGTTCCTCCCCTCCTACCTGCGCAACCAGCTCGGGTACAGGACGCACGCCAAGGTGTCGATGCCCGTGCTGAACCCGCACACCGTGATCAACCGCGACTTCGACTCCTACGAGCTCATGCCGAGCCACAACGACATGTCCGCGATGGTCGACCGCCTCGAGTTCGACGAGCAGCGGCCGTCGTTCCACCTGCTCAACGTGGGCGAGACCCACTACCCCTACGCCGTCCCCGGCGAGGACGCCAGCCAGTGGCCCCACATCTCGGGGGTCCACGGCGTCCTCAAGCGCGTGGACCAGGGCGGCGACGAGGAGGCGGAGTTCTTCGACGACAAGAAGATGGCCGAGCTGCGCGAGCGCCAGGTCACGGCGCTCGAGTACCTCGACGGCGTGTTCGAGCGGATGCTCGACCGCCTGCCGAAGGACACCTGGCTGGTGGTCACCTCCGACCACGGCGAGCTCTTCGGCGAAGACGGCTTCTTCGGCCACGGCCCCGTCGCGCACGAGAAGGTGCTCGAGGTGCCGTTCGTCGAGGGTCGCATCACGTGATGCGATGACCGACGTGCCCGAGCAGGTCGGCCCGCGCTTCGGCGGCCGCTTCGAGGAGGAGGGCCCCGGGCTGCGTGAGCGCACCGCCAAGGGGACGCTCATCAACGCCGCCTTCATGGTGGGGCTGGCGTCGCTGGGCTTCGTGCGCGGCTTCGGGGTCGCGGTCTTCCTGACGGCGGAGGAGTACGGCATCTGGGGCATCCTCGCCGTCGTCCTGGGCGGCGTCACCACGCTCAAGCAGGTCGGGATCAGCGACAAGTACATCCAGCAGGACGACGCGGACCAGGAGCGCGCCTTCCAGAAGGCGTTCACGATCGACACGCTGACGAACGGAATCCTGCTCGTCGTGCTCATCGCGGTCACGCCCCTGATGGCGTTCGCCTACGGCCGGCCCGAGATCATCGTGCCGGGGCTGGTGCTCACCCTGGGGCTACCGGTGGCGAGCCTGCAGGCGCCGATCTGGATCTACTACCGGCGCATGCGCTTCTTCCAGCAGCGCGTGCTCGCGTCGGTGGCCCCCGTCGTCTCCTTCGTCGTCACGATCGCCATGGCCGCCGCCGGGACCGGCTACTGGAGCCTCGTGGTGGGCACCGTGGCCGGCGTCTGGGCCGGGGGTCTCGTGGCGGCGCTGTACTCGCCCTACAAGCTGCGCTTTCGCTATGACCGCGGCACGCTGCGCGAGTACGTCGCCTTCTCCTGGCCGCTGTTCGTGGCCGTGGTCACCTCGCTCGTGGTGGCGCAGACCTCGATCTTCTTCGGGGAGCTCACGCTCGGCCTGGCAGGGGCGGGCGCCATCGCGCTCGCCAGCTCGATCGCCCTCTACACGCACAGGGTCGACCAGATCGTGACCCAGTCGCTCTACCCGGCGATCTGCGCGGTGAAGGACCGCACCGACCTGCTGTTCGAGTCCTTCGTCAAGTCGAACAGGCTGGCGCTCATGTGGGGCATGCCGTTCGGGGTCGCGCTCACGGTGTTCGCATCGGACCTCGTGGACTTCGTCCTCGGCGAGAAGTGGACGCTCGCCGTGGGACTGATCCAGGCGTTCGGGCTGATAGCCGCGTTCAACCACATCGGCTTCAACTGGACCGCGTTCTACCGCGCGATCGGCAACACGAGGCCGATGGCGGTGGACAGCGTGGTGCAGACCGTCCTCTTCCTGATGGCGGCCCTGCCGCTGCTCATCGTCGCGGGGCTGGATGCCTTCGGAATCGGCATGGCGGTGTCCGCCGCCGGTGGGCTGGTGGTGCGGACGATCTACCTCATGAAGCTGTTCCCGGGCTTCGCGATGTTCCGGCACACGCTGCGCGCCATCCTCCCGACGGTGCCCGCCGTGGCGGTGGTGCTCGCGGCGCGCGCACTCGAGTCCGGGGAGCGCGGCGCAGGGCACGCCGCCGCGGAGCTGACGGTCTACCTCGCCGTGACGATCGTCGCGACGTTGATGTTCGAGCGCGCGCTGCTGCGCGAGATGGTCGGCTACCTGCGCGGTGTGCGGCCGGCGCCCATCTGAGCATGACCGGCCTCCCGCCCCGCGTCTCCGTCGTCGCCGCCACCCACAACCGGGAGGCGCGGCTCGCCATGCTGCTCGACTCCCTTCGCGAGCAGACTCTCGATCGACGTGAGTTCGAGGTGATCATCGTGGACGACGCGTCCGGCGACGGCACACGCGAGCTCCTGGCACGCGAGCTGGAACGCGGAGACCTCGACCTGCGCGTCCTGCACCTCGAGGCCAACCGAGGACCCGGCTTCGCGCGCAACCAGGGTTGGGCCATGGCCCGCGGATCGCTGATCGCGTTCACCGACGACGACTGCGTCGCCATGCCCGACTGGCTTCAGGCCGGGCTCGTCGAGCACGAGCGCGAGCCCGGGGCGATCGTGCAGGGCCGAACCGACCCGCTCCCCTCCGAGCTCCATCTCATGGGCCCCTTCTCGCGCACCCTCGAGATCCACACCCTCGGGCCGTTCTTCCAGACCTGCAACGTCTTCTATCCCCGCTCGCTCCTCGAGGACCTCGGAGGCTTCGACGGCGGCTCCTTCAGCGGGCCGGCGGGCGAGGACACCGACCTTGCCTGGCGCGGGATCCAGCGCGGCGCGGGCACGCGGTTCGCCGGCGACGCGGTGATCCATCATGCCGTCGTCCGGCTCGGGCCGATCGGCTACCTGCGCGGCGCGAGCCGCTGGAGCGAGAGCGTGCAGCTCTTCCGCCGCCATCCCGGGCTGCGGCGGGTGCACCTGCACAAGCGCTGGTTCTGGCATGCCAATCACTGGCTGCTCTTCCGGGTTCTGCTCGCGATGCTGCTCAGGCGCCACCTACCGCTCGTGGTGCTGAACTGGCTCCGCTCGCCCTACCTGGCGAACCTGGTGGTCAGGATGGGGCGCCGCGGCGGCGGGCCGCTGATCGTGCCCTACCTCGTGCTCTACGACGTGCTGGAGATGGCCGCGATCCTGCGCGCGTCCGCGAAGTACCGGACCCTCGTCATCTGAGTCCGTAGGCCTCCACGGTCAGCTCGGCCGCCCGCTCCCACGAGCAGGACTCGGCAGCCGCCAGCGCGGCCTGGCGGCGCCGCTCCGGGTCGCCCTCGCGCACGGCACGCAGCGCACCCGCCAGCCCACCCGGGGTGAAGGGCTCGATGGCGGGCCTCGAGGCGATCTCGGTGGCGGTTCCCTCCGCGGGCGCCACGACCGGCACGCCGAAGGAGAGAGCCAGGAGGAGCGCCCCGCTCGAGAAGACCTCCCGGTAGTTGAGCACGACGGCGTCCGCGGCGAGGTGGTATCCGGCCACCTCCCCCGCGGGGATGTCGGCCAGGTTGAGGTGCACGCGTTCGTTCCCGTCCGCTGCCGCGCGCAAGACGGCCTCCTGTCCCCGGTGGGGCCACCCCGCCACGACGAGATGGGAGTCCGGGTGTGCGTCCCCGAAGGCCTCCACCACATCGGCGACCTGCTTGTAGGCACGCACCCGTCCGAACACCAGGTAGACAAAGGCGTGCTCCGGGAGCCCGAGCGCCGCACGCAGCTCTGCACGGCTGCGGCCCTCGGGCGGATAGACGCCGATGTAGTTGCCGTGGGGCACCACGTGCACCGGCCCGCTCCAGCCGAGGGTGGCCACTGCCTGGCGGCCCGCATAGGCCGAGTGGACGATGAGCGCATCGGCGGTACGAAGCATCGCGCGCGTCACGCGGCGCTCGAGGCGGGGAAAGCGCGGCTCGTGTGGACGCAGGTT
The sequence above is drawn from the Thermoleophilaceae bacterium genome and encodes:
- a CDS encoding BTAD domain-containing putative transcriptional regulator; this translates as MSTPDRGRARTQDSLPDEVFRQLPYGIVVVDDAGAVVGWNDAAGRLLPGIEADEPMRCDDLLACSAPGGPCEAGCLAARAAGAGAPLPEIRIDAAGDGGATALWVTASPLDRESHAVLHLRPGDSRDRRRRSDPHWISGPELQVRAFGRMLLDSPESPLGGDWLGQRPGHVLKYLVCERNRVVHAEEMAEALWPGAGRQGLNNVRHFVHQLRERLEPGRARRAPSAFVVAVRGGYAVNRRHVRIDADDFERATQDGLVAIERGDNGAAREALERAVALYTGDFLADEPYAEWAYEERNRLRALAARGLRALARMTVIEGELPAAGAHLERLAALEPFDADVHRDLFAVWLTQGRRTEAARGFTAFRMRVLREFGEEPGFDLATLAPLVRRSV
- a CDS encoding oligosaccharide flippase family protein translates to MTDVPEQVGPRFGGRFEEEGPGLRERTAKGTLINAAFMVGLASLGFVRGFGVAVFLTAEEYGIWGILAVVLGGVTTLKQVGISDKYIQQDDADQERAFQKAFTIDTLTNGILLVVLIAVTPLMAFAYGRPEIIVPGLVLTLGLPVASLQAPIWIYYRRMRFFQQRVLASVAPVVSFVVTIAMAAAGTGYWSLVVGTVAGVWAGGLVAALYSPYKLRFRYDRGTLREYVAFSWPLFVAVVTSLVVAQTSIFFGELTLGLAGAGAIALASSIALYTHRVDQIVTQSLYPAICAVKDRTDLLFESFVKSNRLALMWGMPFGVALTVFASDLVDFVLGEKWTLAVGLIQAFGLIAAFNHIGFNWTAFYRAIGNTRPMAVDSVVQTVLFLMAALPLLIVAGLDAFGIGMAVSAAGGLVVRTIYLMKLFPGFAMFRHTLRAILPTVPAVAVVLAARALESGERGAGHAAAELTVYLAVTIVATLMFERALLREMVGYLRGVRPAPI
- a CDS encoding glycosyltransferase, producing the protein MRSPHRVAVFPQPVESNNPYQRLLHDALARHGVRVLPRGPLGPAFARAADRSVDAVHLHWIEPLLRTYPVRWKDALPAHVKGLRVLTALAMLRRRRARVVWTVHNLRPHEPRFPRLERRVTRAMLRTADALIVHSAYAGRQAVATLGWSGPVHVVPHGNYIGVYPPEGRSRAELRAALGLPEHAFVYLVFGRVRAYKQVADVVEAFGDAHPDSHLVVAGWPHRGQEAVLRAAADGNERVHLNLADIPAGEVAGYHLAADAVVLNYREVFSSGALLLALSFGVPVVAPAEGTATEIASRPAIEPFTPGGLAGALRAVREGDPERRRQAALAAAESCSWERAAELTVEAYGLR
- a CDS encoding glycosyltransferase family 2 protein, encoding MTGLPPRVSVVAATHNREARLAMLLDSLREQTLDRREFEVIIVDDASGDGTRELLARELERGDLDLRVLHLEANRGPGFARNQGWAMARGSLIAFTDDDCVAMPDWLQAGLVEHEREPGAIVQGRTDPLPSELHLMGPFSRTLEIHTLGPFFQTCNVFYPRSLLEDLGGFDGGSFSGPAGEDTDLAWRGIQRGAGTRFAGDAVIHHAVVRLGPIGYLRGASRWSESVQLFRRHPGLRRVHLHKRWFWHANHWLLFRVLLAMLLRRHLPLVVLNWLRSPYLANLVVRMGRRGGGPLIVPYLVLYDVLEMAAILRASAKYRTLVI
- a CDS encoding sulfatase-like hydrolase/transferase — its product is MRIRRREQRTEAPAAENGRPRPPAGARNLVLVILDSLRYDTWTAAPPKSLAGLGELERRWSYASWTAPSHYNLLMGLLPHQSPPHVYASEYYKRDFLRYSERLGVEGMEFKRLLPSMFLPSYLRNQLGYRTHAKVSMPVLNPHTVINRDFDSYELMPSHNDMSAMVDRLEFDEQRPSFHLLNVGETHYPYAVPGEDASQWPHISGVHGVLKRVDQGGDEEAEFFDDKKMAELRERQVTALEYLDGVFERMLDRLPKDTWLVVTSDHGELFGEDGFFGHGPVAHEKVLEVPFVEGRIT
- a CDS encoding sigma-70 family RNA polymerase sigma factor, yielding MKEITCRYAGRTHASYRRKATLDVDIRLGELESAIARAKEGDGRAIGYLYLRFADNVYGYARSIVADDHEAEDVAQQVFTRLITAIGRYESRGVPFSAWLMRIAHNTAVDHMRRQRTVPCEEPVVGVESREDARGALALALRESFAELPDGQREVVVLRHVAGWSPAEIAQRLGKTENSVHALHHRGRRALQTALARRDAVPAAA
- a CDS encoding sulfatase-like hydrolase/transferase gives rise to the protein MRSNVLWLVLDTARRDAFEPYGAAAGSSPAVSDLARRGVAHEEVHAAGCWTVPSHAAMFTGLLPRAAGLGDAPGGSPFGCKPVLEAQRDRLLPEVMRRAGYATAGVTTNLWIDTGGGFTTGFDDWVSVRTTRQEAMGADTLRVRLGWARQALRAQVDDGAAEAGRVMRGWAGDPPRRPFFWFANLIECHSPYLPPKPWNDLGALDRVRAASEARRHLTLSEIWKSCVGGFDVPEDALARMRHLYKRAIRSMDGWLEELLDALDRASLLDDTLVIVTSDHGENFGEGGLMGHALSLDERLVHVPFVAAGPGAEAFEGMRSLVELPRRVAAAVGLEEHPWHDDLPEDVAVAQFDAIVPPGDPRVDEALEKWGLPADAGARLTTPLTAATDGRLKLLRRGVNEELYDLAADPLELDPLAAVGHDGAVDRLRAALEHPAVIAERPPESTPTDVPADEMEQLEAQMRLLGYL
- a CDS encoding response regulator transcription factor; the encoded protein is MTTRRARTVLAREGFEVAATTPELAAASVAGTVSAAVIACAPSALDADVRRLRELLPSAPVVAVCSADDRRAVRTALAAGADAYVREAEIEETLAAAVRAATAGLACVPRGARDVFGRPAFSHREKQVLQLVARGFTNSEIAARLFLAESTVKSHLSSSFRKLGVRTRREAAALVLDPERGLEFRTLD